The following are from one region of the Calonectris borealis unplaced genomic scaffold, bCalBor7.hap1.2 HAP1_SCAFFOLD_111, whole genome shotgun sequence genome:
- the LOC142076758 gene encoding uncharacterized protein LOC142076758, producing RRNRRPSGWQLSPAAGKKEPASPAEEGSSFVVHSRPGCQHGPQGGGQPSDQSCRRGREERRRKKRLNCQSLLAAPRARAAVRVSPGPSRPCLPSCASWALPASLLAPSLSHALVRFFFFFVSSPVPLLFSLFLCPAPSPFFFFHSLSLSCRHHCVAFPSLCPDLHPSFFPQQFLWPVPLHSFPLRACTCRAVSLPSSLSFSFHLFLYPFVLLTITVFFHCVSHCPSPSSCLSLTLSDPLCCSLPLFFFFVLHLSAGLLIPLFLSLTPCASHGLCLSLSCYYSCLLLCLAFCPVVSCYIPLSHSLPIFIFLSVLLTIPDFFLHPHHAAALIFLFLPCSPLLFLSLLVCLCCFFLHLCADPCTFFFLLSLCPASSHYLFCLSLSVPCPLPSFLTVSSCPASSPFFPCSLPQYFFFLCSSLPLPIIVGFFLQCCSTLCPFFLSLSFCHAPCVYFLIPPSLSCSPSLFFHLPSLCPAPCPCFSFRLFCLPILFSFLVPSPCPASCPPPILCPSPCLSPGFSALFPLCFFCSLSLYPPPCHCFFSLHFCPAAQCSFFLLLSCLLLPIVGFFPSISVLLPVSYFWLPFTLSCLPVPFFSLCITLSCSLSLSFSDNQCPAPCPSFSPLSPILLAVFLFSLSILLLQCFFLHLCPAPCPLFPLTLPLSCFVSPFFLPLFLCPAACPVASCYTSLFSQLSLFPFSPPLSCSLALFSLPLSLSSSPLLVFFPLLALFVQI from the exons aagaagaaatcgaaggccatctggctggcagctgtctcctgctgcaggcaagaaagagcctGCCTCTCCGGCTGAGGAAGGATCATCCTTTGTAGtgcacagcaggccaggctgccaacacggaccgcagg gtggaggacagccaagcgaccagagttgcagaagaggaagggaggagagaaggagaaagaagcgtctgaactgtcaaagtctcctggcagcaccaagaGCGAGAGCTGCGGTGAGGGTGAGTCCCGGGCCCTCGAGGCCCTGTCTCCCCTCTtgtgcatcctgggccctccctgcctctctcctggccccctctctttcacatgctcttgtgaggttttttttcttttttgtctcttcccctgtacctctcctcttctctctatttttgtgtcctgctccctctcccttttttttttttcattctctgtctctgtcctgtaggCATCACTGcgttgcttttccatctctttgtcctgatctgcatccgtctttttttccccaacaatttctttggcctgttcccttgcattcttttcctctccgCGCCTGTACATGccgcgccgtgtccctgccttcctctctctctttctctttccatctctttctctatccctttgtcttgcttactatcactgttttttttcattgtgtatctcactgtcccagtccttcttcctgtttgtctcttactctctctgaccctttgtgctgctccctgcctcttttttttttttttgttctccatctctctgcagggctcctaatacctctttttctttctctaaccccctgtgcttctcatggtctctgtctttctctctcttgttattattcttgtctgttgctctgtcttgctttctgtcctgttgtttcttgctatatccctttgtcccactccctacccatattcatattcctctctgtcctgttgaccatcccagattttttcctccatcctcatcacgctgctgccctgatttttctttttctgccctgctccccgttgctctttctgtctcttctcgtctgtctttgctgcttttttctccatctctgtgcagatccctgtaccttttttttcttgctgtccctctgccctgcttcctctcactatcttttctgtctttctctctctgtcccatgccctctcccatcctttcttactgtatcctcctgtccagctagctctccattctttccttgctctcttcctcagtattttttctttctctgtagctctctcccactgcccatcatagttggttttttcctccaatgctgttctactctctgtcccttttttctctctctgtcattctgtcatgccccctgtgtgtattttttaattcctccgtctctatcctgcagcccatcactattttttcatcttccatccctttgccctgctccctgtccttgtttctctttccgtttgttctgcctccccatccttttttcctttcttgttccatctccctgtcctgcttcctgtccccccccgattctttgtccttctccttgcctttcccccggtttctctgccctgttccctctttgttttttttgttctctgtcactctatcctcctccctgtcactgttttttctcactccatttctgtcctgcagcccagtgcagtttttttcttctcctttcctgtctcctgctgcccattgtaggctttttcccctccatctctgtcctgctccctgtctcttatttttggctgcctttcactttgtcctgcctccctgtcccttttttctctctctgtatcaccttgtcttgctccctgtccctgtctttctctgacaatcagtgtcctgctccttgtccttctttctcccctctatcccccatccttcttgctgtctttcttttttctctttctatccttctgctccaatgcttctttctccacctctgtcctgctccctgccccttgtttcctctcactcttcctctgtcctgcttcgtgtccccgttttttctgcctttatttctctgtcctgctgcctgtccagttgcttcttgctatacctccctgttcagccagctctccctttttcctttctctcctcctctgtcctgctccctggcccttttttctcttcctctgtctctgtcctctagcccattgctggtttttttcccccttcttgctctctttgtacagatctga